Proteins co-encoded in one Thermomicrobiales bacterium genomic window:
- a CDS encoding ParB/RepB/Spo0J family partition protein, giving the protein MSEQRGRRKRFSVDALFTDTSARGVGVSELVEAKLIQLDRIEPDPRQPRTDFDADALEELAGSIRADGVLQPIAVRYDAERDIYVIIHGERRWRAARNAGLDTIPAVVRDVPEDRRLIHQLVENVLREDLNALDRAAALRGLKASMNDAPWEQVAEAVGIRRSRLYQLLGTEKLAEPLQEALRRGIISEKQTRSIQRLPEGVQTELGNQILGGQLAPAALATYGTTRTARAGHASADYAPLLRQATSMRRTIDALTGPATNATARERARIRASLVDLRETIDLLLRRLED; this is encoded by the coding sequence ATGTCTGAGCAACGCGGACGTCGCAAACGCTTCTCCGTCGACGCGTTGTTCACCGACACCAGCGCGCGAGGAGTCGGCGTCAGCGAGCTGGTCGAAGCGAAGCTGATCCAGCTCGATCGTATCGAGCCCGACCCGCGGCAGCCCCGTACCGATTTCGACGCTGACGCACTCGAGGAGCTCGCCGGCTCGATTCGCGCCGACGGTGTCCTACAGCCGATCGCGGTCCGCTACGACGCAGAACGCGATATCTACGTGATCATCCACGGCGAACGCCGCTGGCGTGCTGCCCGGAACGCCGGCCTCGATACGATCCCTGCCGTCGTCCGCGACGTCCCCGAAGACCGCCGACTGATCCATCAGCTGGTCGAGAACGTCCTCCGCGAAGACCTCAATGCTCTCGACCGCGCAGCGGCACTTCGCGGTCTCAAGGCAAGCATGAACGATGCCCCCTGGGAACAAGTCGCCGAGGCCGTCGGCATTCGCCGTAGCCGCCTCTACCAGCTCCTCGGGACCGAGAAGCTGGCCGAGCCGCTCCAGGAAGCTCTACGTCGCGGCATCATCTCCGAGAAGCAGACGCGCTCGATTCAGCGTCTTCCCGAAGGCGTCCAGACCGAGCTTGGCAACCAGATTCTCGGCGGCCAGCTCGCCCCGGCCGCGCTCGCCACCTATGGCACCACTCGCACGGCGCGGGCCGGCCACGCCAGCGCCGACTATGCCCCCTTGCTGCGGCAAGCCACCAGCATGCGACGAACCATCGACGCGCTCACAGGTCCGGCAACGAACGCAACAGCCCGTGAACGCGCTCGCATTCGCGCGTCGCTCGTCGACCTCCGCGAGACGATCGATCTTCTCCTCCGTCGCCTCGAAGACTGA
- a CDS encoding SDR family oxidoreductase has product MSRLAGKRVIISGGSTGIGASIVRRFVAEGAAVAILDVNLAGAEELTSAIVGNGSTFALQCDVGDVESVAAAVDTAAERLGGLDIVVANAAVGTVVVGGTVETIEPERWDRAFDVNARGVYALCRTALPHLRAAGGGSIVVTSSSSALIGVGTRPTHAYAATKGALLSLVRALAVTYGPEGIRVNALTPGFVRTRLTADVVADPAALAAATEMIPLRRIAEPEELAACALFLASDEASFVTGAMLVADGGQTVA; this is encoded by the coding sequence ATGAGCCGTCTGGCGGGAAAGCGCGTCATCATCTCCGGCGGGTCGACCGGGATCGGCGCGTCAATCGTTCGGCGTTTTGTCGCCGAAGGGGCGGCGGTTGCGATTCTGGATGTCAATCTGGCCGGCGCGGAGGAGCTTACGTCGGCGATCGTTGGGAACGGCTCGACCTTCGCATTGCAGTGCGACGTCGGCGATGTCGAGTCGGTGGCAGCCGCGGTCGATACGGCGGCAGAACGGCTGGGAGGTCTCGACATCGTTGTTGCCAACGCAGCGGTTGGAACGGTCGTCGTTGGCGGCACGGTGGAGACGATCGAGCCGGAGCGATGGGACCGCGCATTCGACGTGAACGCACGCGGGGTCTATGCGTTGTGTCGGACGGCACTGCCTCACCTGCGAGCGGCCGGCGGCGGGTCGATCGTGGTGACCTCGTCGAGCAGCGCGTTGATCGGCGTTGGGACGCGACCGACCCATGCATATGCGGCGACGAAGGGCGCGCTGCTCTCGCTGGTGCGGGCGCTGGCCGTGACCTACGGGCCGGAGGGAATTCGCGTGAACGCGCTGACGCCCGGGTTTGTGCGCACGCGGTTAACGGCAGACGTCGTGGCCGACCCCGCGGCTCTGGCTGCGGCAACGGAGATGATCCCGCTTCGACGAATCGCCGAGCCGGAGGAGCTGGCGGCGTGTGCGCTGTTTCTGGCAAGCGACGAGGCCAGCTTCGTCACCGGGGCGATGCTCGTGGCGGATGGGGGACAGACGGTGGCCTAG
- a CDS encoding M20/M25/M40 family metallo-hydrolase, which translates to MSDIERVEQAIEDRFGESVAALQRVVQQPSISSQNIGVRECARLLVDMMTDLGIDARVMETDGLPVVFGSIESARQGAPTLVIYNHYDVQPPEPLDEWTHAPFAAEIVDGVMYGRGTTDAKGNLLCHLRAIAAFRDAGVDLPCSIKLVFDGEEESGSPSLPAWVRANTDLLKADAALSFDGGFGGSNRPRISFGSSGLLFVEIRARGAEQDLHSARARLVQNPAWRLIWALTQLKTPDGRIHLPGFYDAIRPVTHLEREMLEQAGWDDAAQQRDLGVTEFIDGVSGVDAHERLLFTPTCNIAGFATGWMGEGHKTVLPSRAACRLDFRLVADQDPNVLLATLRQFLDDHGCADFEMEDMGSIEASRTALDNAFADVVIDAARQVYGAQPETQPTGDASGRQGVWLGGMLGGIPAAGTGVGPPAWRGHAADEFMVLDYYRNGIRYAARIWELFGQQSLGGTS; encoded by the coding sequence ATGAGCGACATAGAGCGAGTAGAGCAGGCGATCGAGGATCGGTTCGGAGAGAGCGTCGCGGCGTTGCAGCGAGTCGTGCAGCAGCCAAGTATCTCGTCGCAGAACATTGGCGTTCGAGAGTGCGCGCGATTGCTGGTCGATATGATGACCGACCTGGGAATCGACGCGCGAGTGATGGAAACAGACGGGCTGCCGGTCGTGTTCGGGTCAATCGAGTCGGCCCGGCAGGGTGCGCCGACGCTGGTGATCTACAACCACTACGACGTGCAGCCACCGGAACCCCTCGATGAGTGGACCCACGCGCCATTCGCCGCCGAGATCGTCGACGGCGTAATGTATGGGCGAGGGACGACCGACGCGAAGGGGAACTTGCTCTGTCACCTGCGGGCGATTGCAGCATTTCGCGATGCTGGGGTCGATCTACCTTGTTCGATCAAGCTGGTGTTCGATGGCGAGGAGGAGAGCGGCAGCCCCAGCCTGCCGGCCTGGGTGCGCGCGAATACCGATCTGCTGAAAGCAGATGCTGCGTTGTCGTTTGATGGCGGATTTGGTGGCAGTAATCGACCGCGAATCAGCTTTGGATCAAGCGGGCTGTTGTTCGTTGAGATTCGTGCTCGTGGGGCGGAGCAGGATCTCCATTCTGCTCGTGCGCGACTGGTGCAGAACCCGGCGTGGCGGTTGATCTGGGCGTTGACGCAACTGAAGACGCCGGACGGGCGGATTCACCTTCCGGGGTTCTACGATGCGATTCGGCCGGTAACGCACCTGGAACGGGAGATGCTGGAGCAGGCCGGCTGGGATGACGCGGCGCAACAGCGCGATCTTGGAGTGACGGAGTTCATCGACGGCGTGTCAGGTGTGGATGCGCACGAACGGCTGCTGTTCACGCCGACGTGCAACATCGCTGGATTCGCGACCGGCTGGATGGGCGAGGGGCACAAGACGGTGCTGCCGAGCCGGGCCGCGTGCCGGCTCGACTTCCGGCTGGTGGCCGACCAGGATCCCAACGTACTTCTGGCAACGCTGCGCCAATTTCTCGACGACCACGGCTGCGCGGATTTCGAGATGGAAGACATGGGCTCGATTGAGGCGTCGCGGACAGCACTGGATAACGCATTCGCTGATGTCGTCATCGACGCGGCGCGACAGGTGTACGGCGCTCAACCGGAGACACAGCCGACGGGAGACGCCTCCGGCCGGCAAGGGGTCTGGCTCGGCGGGATGCTCGGAGGTATCCCGGCAGCCGGAACGGGTGTTGGCCCGCCGGCCTGGCGCGGACATGCGGCGGACGAGTTCATGGTGCTCGACTATTACCGCAACGGGATTCGCTACGCGGCGCGGATCTGGGAGCTGTTTGGGCAGCAGTCGCTGGGAGGGACATCATGA
- the fabF gene encoding beta-ketoacyl-ACP synthase II, with the protein MQRVVVTGLGVLTPIGNDVQTYWTNLIAGECGVARITAFDPSPLDVRIGGEVKGFDPKNYMDMKAARRMDRFSQLAVAAAGEALCDAGITIDPERSERIAVMMNTGGGGIQTLTREVRNYYEKGPNRVSPFFIPMYAPNMAASQVSMTYGIHGPVRGSVAACAAGSQAFVDSWHLLRRGEADIVIAGGTEAGMDPVAVSAFANMGALSRRNDDPKRASRPFDAERDGFVFAEGCGAMILETEEHARARGARIYCELAGGAMTADAFHLSAPVEDGTYTARAMRNALAAACLNAEDIDHISAHGTSTPLGDKAETTAIKRAFGDHAWRLAVPSIKGALGHLVGAAGGVAGVTVVKSIVNGIVPPTINLEYPDPDCDLDYVPNEAREMPVRAGMVNAFGFGGQNAVAIFKRYE; encoded by the coding sequence GTGCAGCGTGTAGTTGTGACGGGTCTTGGCGTTCTGACGCCGATCGGCAATGATGTCCAGACGTATTGGACGAATCTGATCGCTGGTGAGTGTGGTGTCGCGCGCATCACGGCGTTCGACCCGTCTCCGTTGGATGTTCGCATCGGCGGTGAGGTGAAGGGGTTCGATCCCAAGAATTACATGGACATGAAGGCAGCACGCCGGATGGACCGCTTCTCGCAGCTTGCGGTGGCGGCGGCCGGCGAGGCGCTGTGCGACGCGGGCATCACGATCGATCCGGAGCGATCGGAGCGGATCGCGGTGATGATGAACACCGGCGGCGGCGGCATCCAGACGCTGACGCGAGAGGTCCGCAACTATTACGAAAAGGGACCAAACCGGGTCAGCCCATTCTTCATCCCGATGTATGCGCCGAACATGGCTGCGAGCCAGGTCTCGATGACATACGGGATCCATGGGCCAGTGCGTGGTTCGGTTGCGGCATGTGCGGCCGGCTCGCAGGCGTTCGTCGACTCCTGGCACCTGTTGCGACGAGGCGAGGCCGATATCGTTATTGCCGGAGGGACCGAGGCGGGAATGGATCCGGTCGCGGTGTCGGCATTTGCGAATATGGGAGCGCTTTCGAGGCGGAACGATGACCCCAAACGAGCCAGCCGGCCGTTCGACGCCGAACGGGACGGGTTCGTCTTCGCCGAGGGATGCGGCGCGATGATCCTTGAGACCGAGGAGCACGCGCGCGCGCGCGGCGCGAGGATCTATTGTGAGCTGGCCGGCGGAGCGATGACAGCGGACGCATTCCACCTGTCCGCCCCGGTCGAGGATGGGACATATACGGCGCGAGCGATGCGGAACGCATTGGCGGCGGCGTGCTTGAACGCGGAGGACATCGATCATATCTCGGCGCATGGAACGAGCACCCCGCTGGGTGACAAGGCCGAGACGACCGCGATCAAGCGGGCCTTCGGGGATCATGCCTGGCGACTGGCGGTGCCGTCGATCAAGGGAGCGCTCGGGCATCTCGTCGGAGCGGCCGGCGGGGTAGCCGGGGTGACCGTGGTCAAGTCGATTGTCAATGGAATCGTGCCGCCAACAATCAACCTCGAATACCCCGATCCAGACTGCGACCTGGATTACGTGCCGAACGAGGCGCGCGAGATGCCGGTGAGAGCCGGGATGGTAAACGCCTTTGGCTTCGGTGGACAAAACGCCGTCGCGATCTTCAAGAGATACGAATAG
- the fabD gene encoding ACP S-malonyltransferase, which translates to MSSASLEHGTKALGRGVALVFPGQGSQFVGMGQRLHGASETARRIFRQADDALGFSLSRLCFEGPADELEDTFNSQPAILTVSYAALEALREHLGHLGEALSPVCVAGHSLGEYTALVSAEVIDFEDALHLVRERGRLMKEAGAERPGGMAAVIGLPNEKLEAVCAEASQAGGIVVVANDNCPGQMVISGEVDALERAMALASAAGARRVVRLGISIASHSPLMERAGSQLADLVQKVSFREPVTPIVSNLSGRFITSVDELKRNVGQHMVRPVQWTGSVREMVDHGVDTFLEVGPGQALSGLIRRVKREARTLTVGDLGISIEGN; encoded by the coding sequence GTGAGTAGCGCAAGCCTCGAACACGGCACGAAGGCACTTGGGCGCGGTGTGGCATTGGTCTTCCCCGGACAGGGCAGCCAGTTCGTCGGGATGGGGCAGCGCCTGCACGGCGCGTCGGAGACGGCACGGCGGATCTTTCGCCAGGCGGACGACGCTCTTGGCTTCTCGCTTTCCCGTTTGTGCTTTGAGGGGCCGGCCGACGAGCTGGAGGACACGTTCAACTCCCAGCCAGCTATTCTGACCGTGAGCTATGCGGCGCTTGAAGCGCTGCGCGAGCATCTCGGCCATCTCGGGGAAGCCCTGTCGCCAGTCTGCGTGGCCGGCCACTCGCTGGGTGAGTACACCGCGCTTGTCTCCGCCGAGGTTATCGACTTCGAAGACGCACTCCATCTCGTCCGCGAGCGTGGGCGGTTGATGAAGGAAGCGGGCGCAGAGCGGCCCGGTGGGATGGCTGCAGTAATCGGGCTACCCAACGAGAAGCTCGAGGCAGTCTGCGCAGAAGCTTCCCAGGCCGGTGGTATCGTCGTTGTCGCGAACGACAATTGCCCGGGACAAATGGTGATCTCCGGCGAGGTCGATGCGCTGGAGCGGGCGATGGCGCTGGCGAGTGCCGCGGGCGCCCGACGAGTCGTGCGGCTGGGGATCAGCATAGCGTCGCATTCGCCGCTCATGGAGCGGGCAGGCTCGCAGCTTGCCGATCTCGTTCAGAAGGTCAGCTTTCGCGAGCCGGTGACGCCGATCGTCTCGAACCTGTCGGGGCGCTTCATTACCTCGGTCGATGAACTGAAACGGAATGTCGGACAGCATATGGTCCGCCCGGTTCAGTGGACAGGCTCGGTTCGCGAAATGGTGGACCACGGCGTCGATACATTCCTCGAGGTCGGCCCGGGCCAGGCGCTCAGTGGGTTGATCCGGAGAGTGAAGCGCGAGGCCAGGACGCTGACTGTCGGGGACCTGGGGATCTCGATCGAGGGAAACTGA
- the ftsH gene encoding ATP-dependent zinc metalloprotease FtsH, whose product MMDPGGRQQQPKRTPPGGRGAEPQPRFRMPSWLFWVLLAALSAGYIYMFLWPQSVSRIELPYSMMVTAVQEQQVKSVTISGQDVTGEFTKEMTWTGTELLPPGQTAPTGTAKVVTDTKFETIIPENSNEQLLPLLRDQGVEIQVKKQSQSILPTLLFTVAPLLLFVGLIVLMTRNMSRGQQNVFGFGRSKAKMYDPERPHLTFDDVAGEEEAKRELTEVVDFLKNPTKYHQIGARLPRGILLVGPPGTGKTLMAKAVAGEAGVPFFSVSASEFVEMFVGVGASRVRDLFERAKTAAPAIVFVDELDAVGRQRFAGLGGSNDEREQTLNQLLVEMDGFEPNQDVIVIAATNRPDVLDPALLRPGRFDRQVTVGLPDKKGREAILKIHSRGIPLEGNVDLLSIAAGTPGFSGADLANLVNEAALTAARHSRKTVARGDFDEALDKIILGTVRGMVMSDHDKLVVAYHEAGHAIVAHFSPGADPLRKVSIVPRGRALGVTIQTPSEDRYNYSRQYLLARLAVMMGGRAAEVITFNEVTTGAQSDLKEASELARRMVGLWGMSDEIGPVYLGTGEQHVFLGRELTQEREMSDNTLDRADEAVHRLLNEAMAKAIGLLKQYQEALDGLAHRLIDEETIDEEALIKLLGAPPAAIEVAAMEVVEAE is encoded by the coding sequence ATGATGGATCCAGGCGGTCGCCAACAGCAACCGAAGCGGACCCCACCAGGAGGTCGCGGAGCGGAGCCACAACCGCGCTTTCGGATGCCGAGCTGGCTATTCTGGGTGCTGCTGGCGGCACTCTCGGCCGGCTACATCTACATGTTTCTCTGGCCGCAGAGCGTTTCGCGGATCGAGCTGCCGTATTCGATGATGGTGACGGCGGTGCAGGAGCAGCAGGTGAAGTCGGTGACGATTTCCGGCCAGGATGTCACCGGCGAATTCACCAAGGAGATGACCTGGACAGGCACGGAGCTGCTACCGCCGGGCCAGACAGCACCGACCGGGACGGCGAAGGTTGTCACCGACACGAAGTTCGAGACGATAATCCCCGAGAATTCGAATGAACAGCTGCTGCCGCTGTTGCGCGATCAGGGTGTCGAGATTCAGGTGAAGAAGCAGAGTCAGTCGATTCTGCCAACGCTCTTGTTCACCGTCGCGCCGCTGCTGTTGTTCGTGGGGTTGATCGTGCTGATGACGCGCAACATGAGCCGTGGGCAGCAGAATGTCTTTGGCTTCGGGCGGTCGAAAGCAAAGATGTACGACCCGGAACGGCCCCATCTGACGTTTGACGATGTGGCCGGCGAGGAGGAAGCCAAGCGCGAGCTGACCGAGGTGGTGGACTTCCTGAAGAATCCGACGAAGTACCACCAGATCGGCGCACGGCTGCCGCGGGGCATCCTGCTTGTTGGCCCGCCGGGGACTGGCAAGACGCTGATGGCGAAGGCGGTGGCCGGCGAGGCCGGAGTGCCGTTCTTCAGCGTGAGCGCGTCGGAGTTCGTTGAGATGTTTGTCGGCGTCGGCGCCTCGCGTGTGCGTGATCTGTTCGAGCGGGCGAAGACCGCAGCGCCGGCCATCGTGTTTGTCGACGAGCTGGACGCCGTGGGCCGGCAGCGGTTCGCAGGTCTGGGTGGCTCGAACGACGAGCGTGAGCAGACGCTCAACCAGCTGCTGGTCGAGATGGATGGGTTCGAGCCGAACCAGGACGTGATCGTGATCGCGGCGACGAACCGGCCGGACGTGCTCGATCCGGCGTTGCTGCGGCCCGGCCGGTTTGACCGACAAGTGACCGTCGGACTGCCCGACAAGAAGGGCCGCGAAGCCATTCTCAAGATCCACTCTCGCGGCATCCCATTGGAGGGGAACGTCGATCTATTATCAATCGCCGCTGGGACACCCGGGTTTTCGGGGGCGGACCTGGCGAATCTCGTGAATGAGGCGGCGCTGACGGCAGCCCGGCACAGCCGCAAAACGGTGGCGCGAGGGGACTTCGACGAGGCGCTCGACAAGATCATCCTCGGGACGGTGCGTGGGATGGTGATGAGCGACCACGACAAGCTCGTGGTGGCATACCACGAGGCGGGCCACGCGATCGTCGCGCACTTCTCGCCTGGGGCAGACCCATTGCGGAAGGTGTCGATCGTGCCGCGAGGACGGGCGCTCGGGGTGACGATCCAGACGCCCTCCGAGGATCGATACAACTATTCTCGGCAATATCTGCTGGCGCGTCTGGCGGTGATGATGGGCGGGCGAGCTGCCGAGGTCATCACGTTCAATGAGGTGACGACCGGAGCTCAGAGCGACCTGAAGGAGGCGTCGGAGCTGGCGCGGCGGATGGTCGGCCTGTGGGGCATGAGTGATGAGATCGGGCCGGTCTACCTCGGGACTGGCGAGCAGCACGTATTCCTTGGCCGCGAGCTGACGCAGGAGCGCGAGATGAGCGACAACACGCTCGACCGCGCCGATGAGGCGGTTCACCGGCTACTGAACGAGGCGATGGCGAAGGCGATCGGACTGCTGAAGCAGTATCAGGAGGCGCTCGACGGTCTCGCCCATCGACTGATCGACGAGGAGACAATCGACGAAGAGGCGCTGATCAAGCTACTCGGCGCTCCGCCTGCAGCGATTGAGGTGGCTGCAATGGAGGTGGTCGAGGCTGAATAG
- a CDS encoding HD domain-containing protein: MQTDGDRHLLEFWALAQQLKTLKRQGWLDRGVPDPESAAEHSWGVALLAWLLARDDPALDRDRVLLIGLVHDLPEAVAGDPTPFDRYRDARGAIEPGRFAEPPIYTSDARQVKIAAERNALDQMLGHLDTAIAAEVRDAWTEYESGRTPEARFVRQVDKLETLLQAESYADRHPDLAIGSFRLGADRDVTDPRLTRLVRLSRRS; this comes from the coding sequence GTGCAGACGGATGGCGACAGGCACCTGCTCGAGTTCTGGGCTCTCGCTCAGCAACTCAAGACGCTGAAACGCCAGGGCTGGCTCGATCGTGGCGTCCCCGACCCCGAGTCCGCTGCTGAACACTCCTGGGGAGTGGCGCTCCTTGCCTGGCTCCTTGCCCGTGACGATCCCGCGCTCGATCGCGACCGCGTCCTCCTCATTGGCCTGGTCCACGATCTCCCTGAAGCCGTCGCGGGCGACCCAACGCCCTTCGATCGCTACCGCGACGCGCGGGGCGCTATCGAGCCCGGTCGGTTTGCCGAGCCCCCGATCTACACATCCGACGCGCGCCAGGTGAAAATCGCGGCCGAACGCAACGCGCTGGATCAGATGCTTGGCCACCTCGATACGGCAATAGCTGCCGAGGTGCGCGACGCCTGGACGGAGTACGAATCCGGTCGCACTCCGGAAGCCCGGTTCGTCCGGCAGGTCGACAAGCTGGAGACACTCCTGCAGGCTGAGAGCTACGCGGACCGCCACCCCGACCTTGCCATCGGCTCGTTCCGCCTCGGCGCCGACCGCGATGTCACTGATCCCCGCCTGACCCGGCTTGTCCGGCTGAGTCGGAGGTCGTAG
- a CDS encoding MFS transporter has translation MSGVDNGARRRLPVHVLRHRDYRYIWMGQFVSMLGTQMHAAALSWQVYQMTGSAVQLGLLGLIRAIAVMSTSLLGGAVADAFNRRRVLLVTQAMLMLLSAAIAVVTMSGSVTIWFLYVIAALAAATSAFDGPARAALIPGLVPRVELAPAMSLNMLVFSVARMVGPAVGGIAVAQVGLSGTYWLDAGSFLFVIAALAMMQTRLEPPVVRGNHLEAIVEGLQFIRRTPVIWGVILLDFLATLLGSTVGLAPIFATDVLKIGPEGFGLLLSAPAAGAVLGGVLISLVPQPERPGMVMVGAVVGYGAGLMLFGASTTLLVALLALAGAGAADSISVAMRAVIRNLATPDPLLGRVAAAHSAMAMGGPRLGEFQSGVMAGAVGPRIAMIAGGAAVVVVSLAMGALVPKMSRSRLDELDAEAAARDQRWGHGGGAATTSDSAGQAGSGGDQ, from the coding sequence GTGAGCGGGGTCGACAACGGCGCGCGACGGCGGCTGCCGGTTCATGTGCTACGGCATCGAGACTACAGATACATCTGGATGGGGCAGTTCGTCTCGATGCTGGGCACTCAGATGCACGCGGCTGCGCTGTCGTGGCAGGTGTATCAGATGACAGGGTCGGCGGTGCAGCTCGGGTTGCTGGGGCTGATTCGGGCGATCGCGGTCATGTCGACATCGCTGCTCGGCGGGGCGGTTGCCGATGCGTTCAATCGGCGGCGAGTGCTGCTGGTGACGCAAGCGATGCTGATGCTGCTGAGCGCGGCGATTGCGGTCGTGACGATGAGCGGGTCGGTGACGATCTGGTTTCTCTATGTCATCGCGGCGCTGGCAGCGGCGACATCGGCGTTTGACGGGCCAGCGCGCGCGGCGTTGATCCCTGGGCTGGTGCCGCGGGTAGAGCTTGCGCCCGCGATGTCATTGAACATGCTGGTGTTCAGCGTCGCGCGGATGGTCGGGCCGGCGGTCGGCGGCATCGCCGTGGCTCAAGTCGGACTCTCTGGCACCTACTGGCTGGACGCCGGCTCGTTTCTCTTCGTGATCGCGGCGCTGGCTATGATGCAGACGCGACTCGAGCCACCGGTGGTTCGCGGTAACCATCTCGAGGCGATCGTTGAGGGATTGCAGTTCATCCGGCGGACGCCGGTTATCTGGGGCGTGATTCTCCTGGATTTTCTGGCGACACTCCTTGGATCGACGGTCGGATTGGCGCCGATATTCGCGACCGATGTTCTGAAGATCGGGCCGGAAGGGTTTGGTCTGCTCCTCTCCGCCCCGGCCGCGGGCGCGGTGCTTGGCGGCGTGTTGATCAGCCTGGTGCCGCAGCCGGAGCGGCCGGGCATGGTCATGGTCGGAGCGGTCGTAGGGTACGGCGCCGGACTGATGTTGTTCGGCGCGAGCACAACGCTGCTTGTCGCGCTGCTGGCGCTGGCGGGCGCAGGCGCGGCTGACTCGATCAGCGTGGCGATGCGGGCCGTGATCCGCAACCTGGCGACGCCGGATCCATTGCTCGGTCGTGTGGCTGCTGCTCACTCGGCGATGGCTATGGGCGGGCCACGGCTGGGTGAGTTTCAGAGTGGGGTGATGGCTGGCGCAGTCGGGCCGAGGATCGCGATGATTGCCGGCGGGGCGGCGGTCGTCGTCGTGTCTCTGGCGATGGGCGCGCTAGTGCCGAAGATGAGTCGGTCGCGCCTGGATGAGCTCGACGCCGAAGCGGCGGCTCGCGACCAGCGGTGGGGCCATGGGGGAGGGGCCGCTACGACCTCCGACTCAGCCGGACAAGCCGGGTCAGGCGGGGATCAGTGA
- a CDS encoding MFS transporter yields the protein MTRSAGTQPEEPVESAAGTPRDVARFGALEVPVFRNYFYATIISNIGSWMQILAQGWLILQLTNSPFYLGLVGLVRAVPTIGLSLVGGVLADRFSRTRILMVTQAGMALSSLVIALLTVSGLITVWHLLVISFVSSVFFAVDNPTRQALVPDLVGRDRLTSAIGLNSAAWNAAAIIGPSIAGILIAAVSISGAFFLNAASYIPVLIAVAIIPPLERRAPTSRSMIRQLSEGLGYIRSDRAIWGILLLIAVPSIAARPYTQMMPVFARDILGLGATGFGVLMAASGIGALAGALITASLGGFTRRGWLLILVTIALGVSLLAFSQSTWIIASIGLVIVVGGTSTLMMSLANTLLQGIVPDTMRGRVMSVYTLIAGGLMPLGSMILGSLGEFIGVPLAVGLGGVITTIVALVFVRSLDDVRGVR from the coding sequence GTGACCAGAAGCGCCGGCACACAGCCAGAGGAGCCGGTCGAAAGCGCAGCCGGCACGCCCCGCGACGTGGCCCGCTTCGGCGCGCTCGAAGTCCCTGTTTTTCGCAACTACTTCTACGCCACGATCATCTCGAATATCGGCTCGTGGATGCAGATCCTCGCCCAGGGATGGCTGATTCTCCAGCTCACCAATTCACCGTTCTATCTCGGACTCGTGGGGCTCGTGCGCGCAGTGCCAACAATCGGGCTCTCGTTGGTTGGCGGAGTGCTCGCCGATCGCTTTTCGCGCACCCGGATCCTCATGGTAACTCAAGCTGGCATGGCGCTCTCGTCACTGGTCATCGCGCTCCTCACCGTCAGTGGGCTCATCACCGTCTGGCATCTGCTCGTCATCTCGTTTGTCTCGTCGGTGTTTTTCGCCGTGGACAACCCCACTCGTCAGGCGCTCGTCCCCGATCTTGTCGGGCGCGACCGCCTCACCAGCGCAATCGGGTTGAACTCAGCGGCATGGAACGCCGCCGCGATCATCGGCCCGTCCATCGCGGGCATTCTGATCGCCGCCGTCTCGATCTCCGGCGCGTTCTTTCTGAATGCGGCCAGCTATATCCCGGTGCTGATTGCCGTCGCAATAATCCCGCCGCTCGAACGGCGCGCCCCGACCTCTCGCTCGATGATCAGGCAGCTCTCGGAGGGCCTTGGCTACATCCGGTCCGATCGAGCGATCTGGGGCATCCTGCTACTTATCGCCGTTCCCAGCATCGCTGCGCGTCCTTACACCCAGATGATGCCCGTCTTCGCCCGCGACATCCTTGGCCTCGGAGCAACGGGATTCGGCGTGCTCATGGCCGCCAGTGGCATCGGCGCGCTTGCCGGCGCGCTCATTACCGCCAGCCTCGGCGGATTCACCCGTCGGGGCTGGCTCCTCATTCTCGTCACCATCGCCCTCGGCGTGTCGCTGCTCGCCTTTTCGCAATCAACCTGGATCATCGCGTCAATCGGGCTCGTCATCGTCGTGGGCGGCACGTCGACGCTCATGATGTCGCTGGCCAATACCCTCTTGCAGGGGATCGTCCCCGACACCATGCGTGGCCGGGTGATGAGTGTCTACACACTGATCGCGGGTGGTCTGATGCCCCTTGGCTCGATGATTCTCGGCAGCCTCGGTGAGTTCATCGGCGTGCCGCTCGCCGTCGGGCTCGGTGGCGTGATCACCACTATCGTCGCCCTCGTCTTCGTGCGCAGTCTTGATGACGTTCGCGGAGTCCGTTGA